One part of the Sulfolobus tengchongensis genome encodes these proteins:
- a CDS encoding DUF973 family protein, translating into MPILCPNCGYTNPDGAKFCMNCGSSLTQQISTTRVIVKTFKTKNADLDSIRNQISDIMDQIEKDTQKGEFGFPKIGDKKPSIRIVSKNAIENGYLKLEIQLSSPASITSAYIKNPYISATYISESTLNSGNNEITIYFGDRSSLVSGERYTVMLGLNLNGANIEVPVMVRYQS; encoded by the coding sequence ATGCCCATACTTTGTCCTAACTGCGGTTATACGAATCCAGACGGAGCAAAATTTTGTATGAATTGCGGAAGCTCATTAACTCAACAAATTAGTACGACTAGAGTTATTGTCAAAACGTTTAAAACTAAAAATGCAGATTTAGACTCAATAAGAAATCAAATATCTGATATAATGGACCAAATAGAAAAGGATACTCAAAAAGGTGAATTTGGTTTTCCTAAGATAGGGGATAAGAAGCCATCGATTAGAATAGTGAGCAAAAATGCAATAGAGAATGGTTATCTTAAGCTTGAAATTCAATTATCATCACCAGCATCCATAACTTCAGCATATATTAAGAATCCTTATATTTCAGCAACTTACATCAGCGAAAGTACGTTAAACTCTGGAAATAATGAGATAACAATATATTTTGGTGATAGAAGTTCTCTTGTCTCTGGGGAAAGGTATACTGTAATGTTAGGATTAAACTTAAACGGAGC
- a CDS encoding GNAT family N-acetyltransferase produces MKETFKTISDIVELTPQDEDMLEEMYSLYQKLFPVKEEAETIENLKKYLSLKETSYYGQNNYHILIAKTEGKVIGFVIGDYYAEASVGIIEFLAVAEEFRGKGLGSMLEKAFVEKVSEDAKKVGKEVKGILIEVEDIEKGMKNNSILFWVNLGYKLIPIKYIQPPLSPGKHRAENLRLMYKPLDESDEINGKTLLNAIKDYFKYAMSIDNPEETEEYKIMSSQIKASSISLEHPGTIIPHEFSIHILFSVDLFTLGESVKVFDRTNENIMKNISKMCKEGTISCNSPEVRVRKYRDEINLTPYYIEHRKIIRFELENPIKLSVLRSDGEEIGIDANVKLLGLYKSNGILMIELVIRSHSLILPTTLISMVQLDSLKINGQRAINFITETIRKLINKDVKEDIDVYPIFFIKGYYGKLKKENIYGFVDLDPSFMSISKGELKRVLRGSNVSVVKGIMVMYESRASLVLCKNKSTLLNNFEEIFGVPLHTFLSDFTNNEIEMAIESEYLGEIEVLREQLVTLTSLYHFLVSKRGVEKIGEEYETLISLERRLYRRLLELNVLDIGLYESVREVIRLGQKKMGIDNLYVRVKEAAGSLSRELDVRYQLSENRKLEIVQYLLVILAIIQIIEAGSSFLRTHVFPFIPVIGITFTLLLLAYFILLRNRRRRRYEE; encoded by the coding sequence ATGAAGGAGACCTTTAAGACCATTAGCGATATAGTGGAGTTAACGCCTCAAGATGAGGATATGCTTGAGGAAATGTACTCTCTATATCAAAAACTATTTCCAGTAAAGGAAGAAGCTGAAACTATAGAGAATCTTAAGAAATACCTTTCCCTAAAGGAAACTTCATATTATGGTCAAAACAACTACCATATTCTAATTGCAAAAACGGAAGGAAAAGTTATTGGATTCGTAATAGGAGATTATTATGCGGAAGCATCAGTGGGTATAATAGAGTTCTTAGCAGTAGCTGAGGAGTTTCGAGGAAAAGGATTAGGATCTATGCTAGAAAAGGCTTTCGTAGAAAAGGTAAGTGAGGATGCTAAAAAAGTTGGAAAAGAGGTAAAGGGCATACTCATAGAGGTTGAGGACATAGAAAAGGGTATGAAAAACAACTCTATCTTATTTTGGGTAAACCTAGGTTATAAACTAATTCCAATTAAATATATACAACCACCTCTATCTCCGGGAAAACATAGGGCTGAAAACTTAAGATTAATGTACAAACCATTAGATGAATCTGATGAAATTAACGGAAAGACCCTTCTAAATGCGATTAAGGACTATTTTAAGTACGCGATGTCAATCGATAATCCTGAGGAAACTGAGGAATATAAGATAATGTCATCTCAGATCAAGGCGAGTTCTATAAGCTTAGAACATCCAGGAACTATTATCCCCCATGAGTTCTCCATTCACATACTTTTCTCAGTGGATCTTTTCACCTTGGGGGAATCAGTGAAAGTTTTCGATAGAACTAATGAAAATATTATGAAGAACATTAGTAAAATGTGCAAAGAAGGTACTATTTCATGTAACTCCCCTGAGGTTCGAGTTAGAAAATATAGAGATGAAATAAATTTAACCCCTTATTACATAGAGCACAGAAAGATTATCAGATTTGAATTGGAGAATCCAATTAAACTTTCTGTACTTAGATCTGATGGCGAAGAGATAGGGATAGATGCAAATGTGAAACTACTGGGTTTATACAAATCCAATGGAATTCTCATGATCGAATTAGTCATCAGAAGTCACTCACTCATTTTACCTACAACATTGATAAGCATGGTACAACTCGATTCCCTTAAGATTAATGGACAAAGAGCAATAAATTTCATTACAGAAACCATAAGAAAACTCATCAACAAAGACGTTAAAGAGGATATTGACGTTTACCCCATCTTCTTCATTAAGGGGTACTACGGTAAACTAAAAAAGGAAAACATTTACGGTTTCGTTGACCTTGATCCTAGCTTCATGTCAATTTCTAAGGGCGAATTGAAAAGAGTACTTAGAGGATCTAATGTAAGTGTGGTTAAGGGAATCATGGTTATGTACGAATCTAGGGCTTCCTTAGTATTGTGCAAAAATAAAAGCACTCTCCTAAACAACTTTGAGGAGATCTTTGGAGTCCCACTCCATACATTCCTCTCTGATTTCACCAACAATGAAATAGAGATGGCCATAGAGAGCGAATATTTAGGAGAGATAGAAGTATTGAGAGAGCAATTAGTAACCCTTACTTCTCTCTATCATTTCCTAGTTAGTAAAAGAGGCGTAGAGAAAATTGGGGAAGAGTACGAAACCCTAATAAGCTTAGAGAGAAGACTGTATAGGAGATTGCTTGAATTGAACGTTTTGGATATAGGGCTTTATGAATCTGTGAGGGAAGTGATTAGGTTAGGACAGAAAAAGATGGGAATTGACAACTTATATGTAAGGGTAAAGGAAGCTGCAGGGAGTTTAAGTAGAGAGTTGGATGTAAGATATCAGCTTTCAGAAAATAGGAAACTGGAGATCGTACAATACCTTTTAGTAATTCTAGCAATTATTCAGATTATTGAGGCTGGAAGCAGTTTTCTGAGAACTCACGTATTTCCCTTCATACCTGTTATAGGGATAACCTTTACGTTACTATTACTCGCTTACTTTATTTTGCTGAGAAATAGGAGAAGAAGGAGATATGAAGAGTAA